One part of the Arabidopsis thaliana chromosome 4, partial sequence genome encodes these proteins:
- a CDS encoding uncharacterized protein (unknown protein; BEST Arabidopsis thaliana protein match is: unknown protein (TAIR:AT1G52343.1); Has 30201 Blast hits to 17322 proteins in 780 species: Archae - 12; Bacteria - 1396; Metazoa - 17338; Fungi - 3422; Plants - 5037; Viruses - 0; Other Eukaryotes - 2996 (source: NCBI BLink).): MASNSREARRRKILDRGSDRLAFITGQINGVPSPPPSDSTSSLSQSDLQTDQSLPDTIPPRDQILKAQEIAFTSHQDNISDAAMLENVDHIIHQSREEPLQPQRHAETLAEASASDPRDTTTIQPPPTTSSVQNPSVVDLGASQAFIPVVSFVNAITPKHIGAAIDASEYARMFTALAIALVVILSHLGFSSLGNIVSFRPVFLLVLTDATIVLGRVLLSHRGDSSSASGTVMSGQGIVDQVGNALETVMMVKKIMDALLMDFSLYAVILICGLLVTQSIFP, translated from the exons ATGGCGTCGAACAGCAGAGAAGCCAGGAGGCGGAAGATCCTAGATAGAGGATCTGATCGTTTAGCCTTTATCACTGGTCAGATCAACGGCGTTCCTTCTCCACCTCCTTCCGATTCTACTTCTTCCCTTTCCCAGTCTGACCTTCAAACTGACCAATCCTTACCGGATACGATTCCCCCTCGCGATCAGATTCTTAAAGCTCAAGAAATCG CTTTCACAAGTCACCAGGACAACATCTCTGATGCTGCAATGCTTGAGAATGTGGATCATATCATCCATCAAAGCAGGGAAGAACCTCTTCAGCCTCAGAGGCATGCTGAAACATTGGCAGAAGCCTCTGCTTCAGATCCTAGAGACACAACAACAATACAACCGCCTCCTACAACATCAAGTGTTCAAAACCCATCAGTGGTAGATTTAGGTGCTTCTCAAGCATTTATTCCTGTGGTTAGTTTTGTGAACGCCATCACACCAAAGCACATTGGAGCGGCCATTGATGCTTCGGAATACGCACGGATGTTCACAGCTCTTGCGATTGCACTTGTTGTCATACTATCTCATCTCGGTTTCTCTTCCCTAGGCAACATTGTAAGCTTCAGGCCAGTTTTCTTGCTTGTCTTGACTGATGCCACAATTGTGCTTGGACGTGTTCTGCTGAGTCATCGTGGAGACTCTTCCTCGGCCTCAGGGACGGTGATGAGCGGGCAGGGTATTGTGGACCAAGTAGGCAACGCTTTGGAGACggtgatgatggtgaagaagataatggaTGCACTTCTTATGGATTTTAGCTTATACGCTGTGATTCTCATATGTGGCCTCTTGGTCACCCAAAGCATCTTTCCTTAG
- the GLB3 gene encoding hemoglobin 3 (hemoglobin 3 (GLB3); CONTAINS InterPro DOMAIN/s: Globin, truncated bacterial-like (InterPro:IPR001486), Globin-like (InterPro:IPR009050), Globin (InterPro:IPR012292); Has 30201 Blast hits to 17322 proteins in 780 species: Archae - 12; Bacteria - 1396; Metazoa - 17338; Fungi - 3422; Plants - 5037; Viruses - 0; Other Eukaryotes - 2996 (source: NCBI BLink).), with protein MQSLQDKASVLSGVDQAEAFAIDESNLFDKLGLQTFINLSTNFYTRVYDDEEEWFQSIFSNSNKEDAIQNQYEFFVQRMGGPPLYSQRKGHPALIGRHRPFPVTHQAAERWLEHMQNALDDSVDIDQDSKIKMMKFFRHTAFFLVAGNELKNQNEKPKHKPQCACKHAANKPAEE; from the exons atgCAATCGCTGCAAGATAAGGCATCGGTGTTAAGCGGCGTCGATCAGGCTGAGGCGTTCGCCATCGACGAGTCCAATCTGTTCGACAAGCTTGGTCTTCAGACATTCATCAACCTATCCACCAATTTCTATACCAG GGTATatgatgacgaagaagaatgGTTTCAATCAATATTTTCTAACTCTAACAAAGAAGATGCCATCCAAAACCAGTATGAGTTCTTTGTCCAGCGTATGGGAGGCCCTCCTTTGTATTCTCAGAGAAAAG GTCATCCTGCTTTGATCGGACGTCACCGTCCATTTCCAGTGACCCATCAAGCTGCTGAGAGATGGCTAGAGCACATGCAAAATGCTCTGGACGATTCGGTTGACATTGACCAGgactcaaaaatcaaaatgatgaAGTTCTTTAG ACACACCGCATTTTTCCTTGTGGCTGGAAACGAGCTGAAGAATCAGAATGAGAAACCGAAGCATAAGCCTCAATGTGCTTGTAAACACGCAGCCAATAAACCAGCAGAAGAATAA